A section of the Desulfurella sp. genome encodes:
- a CDS encoding complement resistance protein TraT, producing MKRFYKHFFSVLFALGLVFYLSSCATVMSGIENAKLQTQAKMSNTIFLTPVGPAQKTIYVQIRNTSQVPMPDLKNMIVQKLEANGYKVITDPQKAHYWLQANVLYMGKETKFATFDGALAGGFGGALAGASIGQGYGQGAAALGGAAVGSLLGAAIGSAIHVDTYLGVVDIQVSERGNGVIKQTVTSNYSQGESGPVVGATITHKSSGTYNSNSNYTKGSYSNNSTTQIQENKEGTTVSSQYQKESNYQAYRTRIVVEAKQTNMDLQKVTPELENLISSEIAGIF from the coding sequence ATGAAGCGTTTTTACAAACACTTTTTTAGTGTATTATTTGCTTTAGGATTGGTTTTTTATCTATCATCATGTGCAACCGTTATGAGTGGTATTGAGAATGCAAAATTGCAAACTCAAGCCAAGATGAGCAACACGATTTTTTTGACACCTGTGGGTCCAGCTCAAAAAACTATATATGTTCAAATCAGAAATACATCACAGGTACCTATGCCCGATTTAAAAAACATGATAGTTCAGAAACTTGAAGCAAACGGGTATAAGGTAATCACTGATCCACAAAAAGCTCACTACTGGTTGCAAGCTAATGTGTTATACATGGGAAAAGAAACAAAATTTGCTACATTTGATGGAGCTTTGGCAGGTGGTTTTGGCGGAGCTTTAGCTGGTGCAAGTATTGGACAAGGCTATGGTCAGGGTGCAGCAGCGCTTGGTGGTGCTGCGGTTGGATCATTGCTTGGCGCGGCTATTGGCAGTGCAATACATGTAGATACTTATCTGGGTGTTGTTGATATTCAGGTTTCAGAAAGGGGAAATGGTGTTATTAAGCAAACTGTAACTTCAAATTATTCTCAGGGTGAATCTGGTCCGGTTGTTGGCGCCACCATAACTCATAAATCAAGCGGCACCTACAATAGCAACTCAAACTATACGAAAGGCTCATACTCAAATAATTCCACAACACAAATCCAGGAAAATAAAGAAGGTACAACAGTCTCAAGTCAGTACCAGAAAGAATCAAATTATCAAGCATACAGAACAAGAATTGTTGTTGAAGCAAAACAAACAAATATGGATTTGCAAAAAGTTACGCCAGAACTTGAGAATCTCATTTCAAGCGAGATTGCAGGTATATTCTAA